A region of the Streptomyces sp. NBC_00442 genome:
CGCGGGGATCGCCGCACAGCTGCGGGCGTACTTCGCCGGTGAGCTGACCCGGTTCGACATCGAGTACGCGGCCGGCTCTCCCGGCACCGAATTCCAGCGCCAGGTCTGGGCCGAGCTGGACGCGATCGAGTACGGCACGACGACCTCGTACGGCGAGATCGCCCGGCGGATCGGCGCCTCGGCCGTCCTCGTGCGGGCGGTGGGCACCGCGATCGGGCGGAACCCGCTGCTCGTGGTGCGGCCCTGTCACCGCGTGATCGGCTCCGACGGCTCCCTCAAGGGCTACGCGGGCGGCCTCGACCGCAAGCAGGCCCTGCTCGGGCTCGAAGGCGCCCTGGCGTCATGAGCGAGGGGCTGTTCCGGCTGCCCCGGCCCGAGCGGGTCGAGGTCGCGCCCGGCGCGGTCCACGTGCCGGGGTGGCTCCCGCCGGGGCGGCAGCGCGAACTCGTCGCGGCCTGCCGGGAGTGGGCCCGCGGGCCCGTACCGATCCGTCACACCGAGCTGCCCGGCGGCGGCGTCATGTCGGTGCGGACGGTGTGTGTCGGATGGCATTGGCAGCCCTACCGGTACACGCGGGTCGCGGGCGATGTGAACGGGCTTCCCGTCGCGCGGTTCCCCGACTGGCTGGCCGAGTTGGGGCGGTCCGCGGTGACCGCCGCCTACGGTGACGCGGACGCGGCCGCGCGGTACGCGCCCGATGCCGCGCTCGTCAACTTCTACGACGACACCGCGAAGATGGGGCTGCACCAGGACAAGGACGAGAAGTCCGACGCGCCCGTCGTCTCGCTCAGCATCGGCGACAGCTGCGTCTTCCGGTTCGGCAACACCGAGAACCGCGGGCGGCCCTACACCGATGTGGAGCTGGTCTCCGGCGACCTGTTCGTTTTCGGCGGTCCGTCCCGGTTCGCGTACCACGGCGTGCCCAAGGTGCTGCCGGGAACGGCCGAGCCGGCCACGGGCCTGGCTCGCGGCCGGCTCAACATCACGCTGCGCGACACCGGCCTCGCCGGCTGACCAACCGCCTTGGTGGGCGGCCCCGTCGCTCAGCGGCTGCGCGAATTGCCGAACAGGATGCGGTAGATGATCAGCAGGACGAGCGAGCCGCCGATCGCCGCCGCCCAAGTGGCGCCGTCGTAGAAGTGGTTGGCGATCGGACGGTCCAGCCAACGCGACGATATCCAGCCGCCGACGAACGCGCCCGCGATGCCGATGAGGGTCGTGCCGATCGGGCCGCCCGGATCGCGGCCGGGGAGCAGGATCTTGGCGACCGCCCCCGCGAGCAGGCCGAGAATGATCCAGCTGACGATGCCCATGCCGGGACCTGCCTTTCGTACACGCACACTGAGCGGGGTGCGTCTGCCGTATGCGGAGACACCGGCCTCCGGCCCCGCGACCGTTCGGTTCGTGAGGGAGGACGCCCCGGTGGCGCGCACGGTTGCGGCCCGCGGCGGGATGCGGCCCAGGACACAGACCGTGGCACGGGGACGCGGCCCGGGTCGGCCCGGGTCAGGCCGGGTCGGGTCGGGTCAGGCCGGCCCGGGGCGGGTCGGGTCGGGTCAGGCCGGCCCGGGGCGGGTCGGGTCGGGTCGGGTCGGGTCGGGTCGCCCAGGGCACTGGGC
Encoded here:
- a CDS encoding alpha-ketoglutarate-dependent dioxygenase AlkB family protein translates to MSEGLFRLPRPERVEVAPGAVHVPGWLPPGRQRELVAACREWARGPVPIRHTELPGGGVMSVRTVCVGWHWQPYRYTRVAGDVNGLPVARFPDWLAELGRSAVTAAYGDADAAARYAPDAALVNFYDDTAKMGLHQDKDEKSDAPVVSLSIGDSCVFRFGNTENRGRPYTDVELVSGDLFVFGGPSRFAYHGVPKVLPGTAEPATGLARGRLNITLRDTGLAG
- a CDS encoding GlsB/YeaQ/YmgE family stress response membrane protein yields the protein MGIVSWIILGLLAGAVAKILLPGRDPGGPIGTTLIGIAGAFVGGWISSRWLDRPIANHFYDGATWAAAIGGSLVLLIIYRILFGNSRSR
- a CDS encoding methylated-DNA--[protein]-cysteine S-methyltransferase, translating into MTVYATLDSPLGELLLVGEESATAPGGTALVSLSVPDQKGGAVVQDGWVRAPEAFAGIAAQLRAYFAGELTRFDIEYAAGSPGTEFQRQVWAELDAIEYGTTTSYGEIARRIGASAVLVRAVGTAIGRNPLLVVRPCHRVIGSDGSLKGYAGGLDRKQALLGLEGALAS